In Hahella sp. KA22, one genomic interval encodes:
- a CDS encoding type II secretion system protein N, with protein MLTGHITKITWVLLLAIVVMLAWQAARVTWGVWAGTPDIIVMPVGGVANANKSQATQANYPAWNLFGKAEDNSAKKALSQVDAPITALRLDLYGVVVGGEEGGSGAIIAEKGKSAEYYRINEMLPGGAKLSAVFPDHVLISRNGALEKLAFDDSVAVAGSAIEQVARPKNTGAIDSPEEFVNVAQKRLEEDPRGALASVGLAPVSSGEGASGYQYDGNNPMLGAMNLQKGDVIRSVNGHTLGNIEQDRQMIQQLYESGMLEVEIERDGATFTISYPLR; from the coding sequence ATGTTGACAGGCCATATTACTAAGATAACCTGGGTGCTCTTGCTCGCCATCGTCGTAATGCTGGCGTGGCAGGCCGCAAGGGTGACCTGGGGCGTTTGGGCGGGAACCCCGGACATTATCGTCATGCCGGTCGGCGGCGTGGCGAATGCAAACAAGAGTCAGGCGACGCAGGCAAACTATCCTGCGTGGAATTTATTCGGCAAGGCGGAAGATAACTCCGCTAAAAAGGCGTTGAGCCAAGTGGATGCGCCGATTACTGCGTTGAGACTGGACCTGTATGGGGTTGTAGTCGGCGGCGAAGAGGGCGGGTCCGGCGCTATCATTGCGGAAAAGGGAAAATCGGCCGAATATTATCGTATTAATGAAATGCTGCCCGGCGGAGCCAAATTGTCAGCAGTGTTTCCTGATCATGTGTTGATCAGTCGGAATGGCGCCTTGGAGAAGCTGGCGTTTGACGATTCCGTCGCTGTTGCGGGCAGCGCCATCGAACAGGTGGCGAGACCCAAAAACACGGGCGCGATCGACTCTCCTGAAGAGTTCGTCAACGTCGCGCAGAAGAGATTGGAGGAAGATCCGCGGGGAGCCTTGGCTTCGGTGGGTCTGGCGCCAGTGAGTAGCGGCGAAGGAGCGTCCGGCTACCAGTATGATGGCAATAACCCAATGTTGGGCGCCATGAACCTGCAGAAAGGGGATGTGATTCGTTCAGTGAACGGTCATACCCTTGGCAACATCGAGCAGGATAGACAGATGATTCAGCAGCTGTATGAAAGCGGCATGCTGGAGGTGGAAATAGAACGGGATGGGGCGACTTTCACTATCAGTTACCCATTACGCTGA
- the gspN gene encoding type II secretion system protein N: MIKKIVGLVIIGGLTYLAGLVLLVPVEFVWRQAGVPANQLPVRVQKLQGTLWEGKALISHSWATGVLDWDVYPSGLLQMGDALALNFRANKIDIDAKAALDGFDQVRVLADGSLDLAALAPALRRHRLNLSGELKISGLDVTLDTDTGLPVRASGRAQWAGGPVTYPMGRENKTATMPPLQGLIKQEGEEIHLEVLDSTENKPVMSAQVTRDGTAKIQIRKRLLDLAGAPWSKQANPDDIVFRVQQRIL, encoded by the coding sequence GTGATAAAAAAAATTGTGGGATTGGTTATTATTGGCGGTCTGACCTATCTGGCGGGGCTGGTGTTGCTCGTGCCCGTGGAGTTTGTGTGGCGTCAGGCCGGCGTTCCCGCCAACCAACTTCCCGTGCGTGTGCAGAAGCTGCAGGGTACGCTTTGGGAAGGCAAAGCGCTGATTTCTCATTCTTGGGCCACTGGCGTGCTGGATTGGGACGTATATCCATCCGGTCTGCTGCAGATGGGCGACGCTCTGGCGCTGAACTTTCGCGCCAACAAAATCGATATAGACGCCAAAGCCGCATTGGATGGATTCGATCAGGTCCGGGTGCTTGCTGACGGTTCTTTGGATCTGGCGGCGCTGGCGCCGGCGTTGCGCCGCCATCGTCTGAATCTGAGCGGAGAGCTGAAGATCAGTGGCTTGGACGTAACGCTGGACACCGATACGGGTCTTCCTGTGCGAGCTTCAGGGCGAGCGCAGTGGGCGGGCGGGCCGGTTACCTATCCGATGGGCCGGGAAAATAAGACCGCCACAATGCCTCCGTTGCAGGGGCTGATTAAACAGGAGGGTGAGGAAATTCACCTGGAAGTACTGGATAGCACGGAAAACAAACCTGTTATGAGCGCTCAGGTAACGCGGGACGGCACAGCGAAGATACAAATTCGCAAACGGTTGCTGGACTTGGCGGGCGCGCCCTGGAGTAAACAGGCGAATCCTGACGACATTGTTTTCCGGGTACAGCAACGGATACTTTAA
- a CDS encoding M48 family metallopeptidase encodes MDFFAKQERARKLSGLLLLHFAAALIGIALAINIAGFIAYHQFVDARMTPNIWLAGPAWWVALAVIAIVALGAGKRFLQLRSGGRSVAQMVGARQINAATQNPNERRLINVVEEMSIASGVPIPSIYIMDKEEAINAFVAGYTLEDMSLVVTAGTLNSLSRDELQGVIGHEFSHILNADTRLNVQIIAVLAGILLIGSTGAFLLRMSSRSGGRRSRDARGVIIVLAAGFTLFVLGYIGLFFGRLIQAALSRQREYLADASSVQFTRNPEGIAGALFKIRESQTHSYLGHTSSAQEVNHMCFGESLKLSAWFASHPPLDERIRAVDPLFLTKQRARRNQGQAQQTAATTSRALPATSGFAPESAPPSTEQIKSAGIARQVGRHTQATQDWSQRTLQRLQTTFGDALHTPSQSESMIYTLLLLESPIRLPVGDTILHSSGIPIKSTPDFDSLERKITTLPANHRLPLLEVCLGALKGGDIAARSHVVATAQQIVALDERTTLSEFAILALLRTQLDENFAPQRETLNRYEQASNEIALMLSAFARLGVAAAGASPENNPSQFFKQVMSQNFPHLHASFHSRLVSDQLADALNRLSQLSALLKPAVVEAFAQCVSYDGYVSLKEYELLRAATAVMGCPMPPLEPSDEFDN; translated from the coding sequence ATGGATTTTTTCGCCAAGCAAGAGCGCGCGCGCAAGCTCTCCGGTCTACTCCTGCTCCATTTCGCCGCCGCTTTGATCGGCATAGCGCTCGCCATTAATATCGCCGGGTTCATCGCTTACCACCAGTTCGTGGACGCGCGCATGACCCCAAACATCTGGCTGGCTGGCCCAGCCTGGTGGGTCGCACTGGCTGTCATCGCCATTGTCGCATTGGGCGCAGGAAAACGCTTTTTACAATTGAGGAGCGGCGGACGATCCGTAGCGCAGATGGTCGGCGCACGCCAGATCAACGCAGCGACCCAAAATCCAAACGAACGCCGCCTGATCAATGTCGTGGAAGAAATGAGCATCGCTTCCGGCGTGCCCATCCCCAGCATTTACATTATGGACAAGGAAGAGGCCATCAACGCCTTTGTGGCGGGCTACACGCTTGAAGACATGTCTCTGGTCGTCACCGCCGGTACGCTTAACTCACTCAGCCGGGATGAGTTACAAGGCGTTATTGGCCATGAATTCAGCCATATTCTGAACGCAGACACTCGCTTGAACGTACAGATTATCGCCGTTCTCGCGGGCATCCTTCTGATAGGCTCCACCGGCGCCTTTCTGTTGCGAATGTCCAGTCGCAGCGGCGGTAGGCGCTCACGCGACGCGCGTGGGGTAATCATTGTCTTGGCGGCAGGATTCACTCTATTCGTATTGGGTTATATTGGTCTGTTTTTTGGCCGCTTAATTCAAGCTGCGCTTTCCCGCCAACGGGAATATCTGGCGGACGCGTCGTCGGTGCAGTTTACCCGCAATCCAGAAGGTATCGCTGGTGCGCTTTTCAAGATCAGGGAAAGCCAGACACACTCCTACCTGGGACATACGTCCAGCGCCCAGGAGGTCAACCATATGTGTTTTGGCGAAAGTCTGAAGCTGAGTGCCTGGTTCGCTTCCCATCCGCCGCTGGACGAGCGCATTCGCGCTGTGGACCCGCTTTTTCTGACCAAGCAGCGCGCGCGCCGCAACCAAGGTCAAGCGCAACAAACTGCAGCAACAACCTCAAGAGCTCTCCCGGCCACATCAGGATTCGCTCCAGAAAGCGCGCCGCCCTCCACGGAGCAAATCAAAAGCGCAGGCATCGCCAGGCAAGTTGGACGTCATACGCAGGCGACGCAAGACTGGAGCCAGCGAACACTGCAACGGTTGCAGACCACCTTTGGCGACGCCCTGCATACGCCAAGTCAGTCGGAAAGCATGATCTATACTCTACTGCTGCTGGAGTCGCCAATCAGATTGCCCGTGGGCGACACCATCCTGCACTCATCGGGAATCCCGATAAAAAGCACACCAGATTTCGACAGTCTTGAACGCAAGATCACGACATTACCGGCCAATCACCGTTTACCGCTTTTAGAAGTCTGTCTTGGCGCGCTGAAAGGAGGCGACATCGCCGCTCGCTCCCACGTCGTCGCTACGGCGCAGCAAATTGTCGCCCTGGACGAACGCACGACACTTTCGGAATTCGCCATCCTCGCCCTATTACGCACGCAGCTGGATGAGAACTTCGCTCCACAGCGAGAAACGCTGAATCGCTACGAACAGGCCAGCAATGAAATTGCACTGATGCTTTCCGCTTTTGCTCGTCTGGGCGTCGCAGCTGCAGGCGCAAGCCCGGAAAACAATCCCAGCCAGTTCTTCAAACAAGTGATGTCGCAAAACTTCCCTCACCTGCATGCAAGCTTTCACTCCAGACTGGTTTCCGATCAGCTTGCGGATGCGCTCAACAGACTGTCACAGTTGTCGGCATTGCTTAAACCCGCTGTGGTCGAGGCTTTCGCACAATGCGTCAGTTACGATGGCTATGTCAGCTTGAAGGAATATGAGTTGCTGCGCGCCGCAACGGCGGTAATGGGGTGTCCGATGCCGCCTCTAGAGCCCAGCGACGAGTTTGATAATTAG
- a CDS encoding LemA family protein, which produces MSISAIIGIVVIIAVAFYLISIYNKLVSLKNRFKNAFAQIDVQLQRRHDLIPNLVETAKAFMKHEQDTLEKVMQARNQAINAQQAAAQRPEEGDRIKQLSQAEGMLSRALANFYAVSENYPDIKANQTMQQLMEELTSTENKVGFARQAYNDAVMTYHTYREQFPSNLIAGFFGFKETEMFEVESAEARQAVKVSFN; this is translated from the coding sequence ATGAGCATTTCCGCGATTATCGGCATTGTCGTCATCATCGCCGTCGCCTTCTATCTGATATCCATCTACAACAAACTCGTGTCTCTGAAGAATCGCTTCAAGAACGCTTTCGCCCAAATAGACGTACAGTTGCAGCGTCGTCATGACCTGATTCCCAACTTGGTGGAGACCGCCAAGGCGTTTATGAAGCATGAGCAGGACACGTTGGAGAAAGTCATGCAGGCGCGCAACCAGGCGATCAATGCGCAACAGGCGGCGGCGCAACGTCCTGAAGAAGGAGACCGCATCAAACAGCTGTCTCAGGCCGAGGGCATGCTGAGCCGCGCTCTGGCGAACTTCTACGCCGTGTCTGAAAACTATCCGGACATCAAGGCGAATCAAACCATGCAACAGTTGATGGAAGAGCTCACCAGCACGGAAAATAAAGTTGGCTTCGCCCGTCAGGCTTACAATGATGCCGTAATGACCTATCACACCTATCGGGAACAGTTCCCCAGCAATCTTATCGCCGGCTTTTTCGGCTTCAAAGAAACGGAGATGTTTGAGGTTGAGTCCGCGGAGGCTCGTCAGGCTGTAAAAGTCAGCTTTAACTAA
- a CDS encoding MGMT family protein, protein MSELSQQEKLQAIWFVVSQIPPGKVATYGQVASLAGLPGLSRYVGYAMKQLPDGSSIPWYRVINSQGKISFPPKSKAFFRQQSALTQEGVEVHNGRIPLKRFQWAP, encoded by the coding sequence ATGTCTGAACTCAGTCAACAGGAAAAACTGCAAGCTATCTGGTTCGTTGTCAGCCAGATTCCTCCTGGAAAAGTGGCGACCTATGGGCAAGTCGCCAGTCTCGCGGGATTGCCTGGTTTATCCCGCTATGTGGGATACGCCATGAAACAGCTTCCGGACGGCTCCAGCATTCCCTGGTACCGGGTTATCAACAGTCAGGGGAAAATCTCCTTCCCCCCAAAGTCCAAAGCGTTTTTTCGTCAGCAAAGCGCATTGACGCAAGAAGGCGTCGAGGTTCACAACGGACGCATCCCCCTGAAACGCTTTCAATGGGCGCCCTGA
- the groL gene encoding chaperonin GroEL (60 kDa chaperone family; promotes refolding of misfolded polypeptides especially under stressful conditions; forms two stacked rings of heptamers to form a barrel-shaped 14mer; ends can be capped by GroES; misfolded proteins enter the barrel where they are refolded when GroES binds) — protein MAAKDVKFGDSARKRMVAGVNTLADAVKVTLGPKGRNVVLDKSFGAPTVTKDGVSVAKEIELKDKFENMGAQMVKEVASKTNDEAGDGTTTATVLAQAILNEGLKSVAAGMNPMDLKRGIDKAVIAAVKEIKNISRPCEDSKSIAQVGTISANSDERIGNIIAEAMEKVGKEGVITVEEGSGLEDELDVVEGMQFDRGYLSAYFVNNQDSMSAELEDPFILLVDKKISNIREMLPVLEAVAKSSKPLLVISEDLEGEALATLVVNNMRGIVKVAAVKAPGFGDRRKEMLQDIAILTGGTVISEEVGLNLEGATLDDLGTAKRVVVTKENTTIIDGAGAKSDIEARVAQIRRQIEETSSDYDREKLQERVAKLAGGVAVIKVGAATEVEMKEKKARVEDALHSTRAAVEEGVVPGGGVALVRALQAVSDLTGDNADQNVGINLLRRAMEAPLRQIVANAGGEPSVVVDKVRQGEGAFGYNAGTEVYGDMLEMGILDPAKVTRTALQSAASIAGLMITTECMVSDLPEDDKKGGMPDMGGMGGMGGMGGMM, from the coding sequence ATGGCAGCTAAAGACGTTAAATTTGGCGATTCCGCGCGTAAGCGCATGGTGGCGGGCGTTAATACCCTGGCCGACGCAGTTAAAGTCACTTTGGGTCCAAAAGGCCGCAACGTGGTTCTGGACAAGTCCTTCGGCGCGCCTACCGTCACTAAAGACGGTGTGTCCGTAGCTAAAGAAATCGAGCTGAAAGACAAGTTCGAAAACATGGGCGCGCAAATGGTTAAGGAAGTTGCTTCCAAAACCAACGATGAAGCGGGCGACGGCACCACTACTGCAACTGTACTGGCTCAGGCGATCCTGAACGAAGGCCTGAAGTCCGTTGCAGCGGGCATGAACCCAATGGACCTGAAGCGCGGCATCGACAAAGCAGTTATCGCTGCGGTTAAAGAAATCAAGAACATCTCCCGTCCTTGCGAAGACTCCAAGTCCATCGCCCAGGTTGGCACCATCTCCGCCAACAGCGACGAGCGCATCGGCAACATCATTGCTGAAGCGATGGAAAAAGTTGGTAAGGAAGGCGTTATCACTGTTGAAGAAGGCAGTGGTCTGGAAGACGAGCTGGACGTGGTTGAAGGTATGCAATTCGACCGTGGCTACCTGTCTGCTTACTTCGTAAACAACCAAGACAGTATGAGCGCTGAACTGGAAGATCCTTTCATCCTGCTGGTTGACAAGAAAATCTCCAACATCCGCGAAATGCTGCCTGTACTGGAAGCAGTAGCCAAGTCCTCCAAGCCTCTGCTGGTGATCTCTGAAGATCTGGAAGGCGAAGCGCTGGCGACTCTGGTTGTTAACAACATGCGCGGCATCGTAAAAGTTGCGGCGGTTAAAGCGCCTGGCTTCGGCGATCGTCGTAAAGAAATGCTGCAGGATATCGCTATCCTGACCGGCGGCACCGTTATCTCCGAAGAAGTTGGCCTGAACCTGGAAGGCGCTACTCTGGATGACCTGGGCACCGCTAAGCGCGTTGTTGTCACCAAAGAAAACACCACTATCATCGATGGCGCTGGCGCTAAGAGCGACATCGAAGCGCGCGTTGCGCAAATCCGTCGTCAAATCGAAGAAACTTCTTCCGATTACGACCGTGAGAAGCTGCAAGAGCGCGTTGCTAAACTGGCTGGCGGCGTAGCCGTTATCAAAGTTGGCGCAGCGACTGAAGTGGAAATGAAAGAGAAGAAAGCCCGCGTTGAAGACGCGCTGCACTCCACCCGCGCTGCGGTTGAAGAAGGCGTGGTGCCTGGCGGCGGCGTAGCGCTGGTGCGCGCACTGCAGGCCGTTTCTGACCTGACTGGCGACAATGCTGATCAGAACGTCGGCATCAACCTGCTGCGTCGCGCGATGGAAGCTCCTCTGCGTCAGATCGTCGCTAACGCTGGCGGCGAGCCTTCCGTAGTTGTGGACAAAGTCCGTCAGGGCGAAGGCGCATTCGGCTACAATGCCGGCACTGAAGTATACGGCGACATGCTGGAGATGGGTATTCTGGACCCTGCGAAAGTTACCCGTACCGCACTGCAGTCCGCTGCGTCTATTGCTGGTCTGATGATCACTACTGAATGTATGGTTTCTGACCTGCCTGAAGACGACAAGAAAGGCGGCATGCCAGACATGGGCGGCATGGGCGGAATGGGCGGAATGGGCGGCATGATGTAA
- the gspD gene encoding type II secretion system secretin GspD, which produces MDMKHFRAFTFAWLLIAGFFSGVAGAEDQTWKVNLKDADIRAFITQIADITGYSFVVDPRVKGKVTVVSNAAMGRDEVYEMFLSVLNVHGFAAIPSEGIIKIVQQNEAKQTAENTSIFKTVPQEQLVTRVIQVKNANALELVPILRPMVAKYGHLAGVAAANALIISDHVNNIARIERIVSELDSPSNYQLEVIQLKDAWVGDMVKLLEELAPSELGKGAPKGPANKFSVVADERSNRLILKGDENFRDKMRLLIAKLDQPAAVSGTTKVINLRHADAEALAELLKGLMGDIAPAKGEGAAAAPGGGKVSIYPDEGLNALVVRAEPSMMKEIEAIVQQLDVRRAQVLIEAAIVEISDGLSRQLGVQMAAGDLTGKSGPATVTNFTNVGISASAILAAIASNSTPSIGGDIAAVAIGEADGKKGWGALIQALGTSGQANLLSTPSIITMDNLQSEIIVGQNVPFRTGQTGTGTDGTSNPFTTIERQDVGLTLRVTPSISDGDLVRLEIEQETSSIAPSNESASDIITNKRQIKTSVLADNAETIVLGGLMSENYKLSEAKVPLLGDIPLLGALFRSTKREKDKQNLLVFLRPTILRNKEEAKKASQDKYDQLWELNLSIKRDHKGDKHAETMIKPSMDSVYRENAFEQ; this is translated from the coding sequence ATGGACATGAAACATTTTAGAGCCTTTACATTTGCCTGGTTGTTGATTGCGGGTTTTTTCTCCGGCGTGGCGGGGGCCGAAGATCAGACATGGAAGGTCAACCTTAAAGACGCTGATATCCGCGCCTTCATTACTCAAATCGCCGACATCACCGGTTACAGCTTTGTAGTCGACCCCAGGGTGAAAGGCAAAGTCACTGTGGTGTCGAACGCCGCCATGGGGCGTGATGAAGTCTACGAAATGTTTCTTTCCGTGTTGAACGTGCATGGCTTCGCGGCGATTCCTTCCGAGGGAATCATCAAAATTGTGCAGCAGAACGAGGCCAAGCAAACCGCGGAGAACACCTCGATTTTTAAGACGGTGCCGCAGGAGCAGTTGGTGACCCGGGTCATACAGGTCAAGAACGCCAACGCCCTTGAACTGGTGCCGATTCTACGTCCGATGGTGGCCAAGTATGGACACCTTGCCGGCGTCGCCGCCGCCAACGCCCTGATTATCAGTGACCACGTTAATAACATCGCCCGTATTGAGCGCATCGTCAGTGAGCTCGACAGCCCTTCTAACTATCAACTTGAAGTCATCCAGTTGAAAGACGCCTGGGTTGGCGACATGGTTAAGCTGTTAGAAGAGCTGGCTCCCTCCGAGCTGGGTAAAGGCGCGCCAAAAGGGCCCGCCAACAAGTTCAGCGTTGTGGCCGACGAGCGTAGCAACCGTCTGATCCTGAAAGGTGATGAGAACTTCCGCGATAAAATGCGCCTCCTTATCGCCAAGCTGGATCAGCCTGCAGCAGTGAGCGGCACCACCAAGGTGATCAATTTGCGTCATGCTGACGCAGAAGCTCTGGCTGAATTGCTGAAAGGCCTGATGGGCGATATTGCGCCTGCAAAAGGCGAAGGCGCGGCAGCAGCTCCTGGCGGCGGCAAAGTCAGCATCTATCCAGATGAAGGTTTGAATGCGCTGGTAGTGCGGGCGGAGCCTTCTATGATGAAAGAGATTGAGGCGATCGTTCAGCAGCTGGATGTGCGTCGTGCGCAAGTATTGATCGAGGCTGCGATTGTGGAAATCAGCGATGGCCTGAGTCGTCAGTTGGGCGTGCAAATGGCCGCTGGGGATTTGACTGGCAAGTCTGGCCCGGCCACCGTTACTAACTTCACTAACGTGGGCATTTCCGCCTCGGCGATACTGGCGGCGATCGCCAGCAACTCAACTCCTTCCATTGGCGGCGATATCGCTGCGGTGGCGATTGGCGAGGCTGACGGCAAGAAAGGTTGGGGCGCGTTGATTCAGGCATTGGGCACCAGCGGGCAGGCGAACTTGCTGTCCACGCCAAGCATCATCACTATGGATAACCTGCAGTCTGAAATTATCGTTGGTCAGAACGTGCCATTCCGTACCGGGCAAACCGGCACTGGCACTGACGGCACCAGCAACCCGTTCACTACTATTGAGCGTCAGGACGTAGGCTTGACCTTGCGTGTGACGCCAAGCATCAGTGACGGCGATCTGGTCAGGCTGGAAATCGAACAGGAAACCTCTTCCATTGCGCCTTCCAACGAAAGCGCGTCGGACATCATCACCAATAAGCGTCAGATCAAGACCTCCGTCTTGGCGGACAATGCCGAAACTATCGTGCTGGGTGGTCTGATGAGCGAGAACTACAAGCTGTCAGAAGCCAAGGTGCCGCTGCTGGGGGATATCCCGCTGTTAGGCGCGCTGTTCCGCAGCACCAAGCGCGAAAAAGACAAGCAAAACCTTCTCGTGTTCCTGCGCCCGACTATTCTGCGCAACAAGGAAGAAGCCAAGAAGGCGAGCCAGGATAAGTATGATCAACTGTGGGAGCTTAACCTGAGCATCAAACGCGATCATAAAGGCGATAAGCATGCAGAGACCATGATCAAGCCTTCTATGGACAGCGTATACAGAGAGAACGCGTTCGAGCAGTAA
- the groES gene encoding co-chaperone GroES, which translates to MKIRPLHERVVVRRKEEETKTAGGIVLPGNAAEKPSQGEVLAVGEGRILDNGDVRPLAVKVGDKVVFGQYAGSTVKIDGEELLIMSESDIFGVVEG; encoded by the coding sequence ATGAAAATTCGTCCGTTACACGAACGTGTTGTCGTGCGCCGTAAGGAAGAAGAGACCAAAACTGCCGGTGGTATCGTGTTGCCCGGCAATGCGGCAGAAAAGCCTTCACAGGGTGAAGTTCTGGCTGTGGGCGAAGGCCGTATTTTGGATAATGGCGATGTCCGTCCGTTGGCGGTCAAAGTCGGTGACAAGGTGGTTTTCGGCCAGTATGCCGGCAGCACCGTTAAGATTGATGGCGAAGAGCTGTTGATCATGAGCGAAAGCGACATCTTCGGCGTAGTCGAAGGCTAA
- a CDS encoding FxsA family protein has product MLSRIPFLIPLIALIEIYLIIEVGGAIGFWPTVSIFIVTGFVGVTMLRRQGFSLLSSLQAKMQAGETPAGEMLEGVALLIGGAMLVTPGFLTDFMGFLLLTPLTRKLLIGRIGGALLRSGRVVSRSYSQTTYSSTSERDGPFRGDPSGGPRQGAGGDKVIEGEYTRED; this is encoded by the coding sequence ATGCTAAGCAGAATACCTTTTCTTATCCCCCTCATTGCGCTCATTGAGATTTATCTGATCATTGAAGTCGGCGGCGCCATTGGCTTCTGGCCGACGGTATCGATTTTTATCGTCACTGGATTTGTCGGCGTGACCATGCTGCGACGGCAGGGATTTTCTCTGCTGAGCAGTCTGCAGGCGAAAATGCAGGCGGGCGAGACTCCAGCGGGAGAAATGCTGGAAGGCGTAGCGCTGCTGATTGGCGGAGCCATGCTGGTGACGCCGGGCTTTTTGACCGATTTCATGGGGTTTCTTCTGTTGACGCCATTGACGCGCAAGTTGCTCATCGGCCGTATTGGCGGCGCGTTGTTGCGTAGCGGGCGAGTAGTAAGCCGCAGTTATAGTCAAACGACCTATTCTTCGACCTCTGAACGAGACGGCCCTTTCCGCGGAGATCCCTCTGGCGGCCCACGACAAGGCGCTGGCGGGGATAAAGTGATTGAAGGCGAGTACACCCGAGAGGACTAG
- a CDS encoding SDR family oxidoreductase, translating to MQLKDSVVVITGGGQGLGRAMALYLAEKGARLALIDLSEEKLQECVAKCEELGAEAKYYLCNVAKEADVESVFAKIAEDFGGVDALINNAGILRDGMLIKYKDGQVTHRMSLEQWQSVIDVNLTGVFLCGREAAAKMLESGRKGCIINISSISRAGNIGQTNYSAAKAGVVGMSVSWAKELARFGIRCMAIAPGFIETEMTGSMKPEALEMMTKQIPLRRMGQPNEIAQTVSFILENDYLSGRVIEVDGALRI from the coding sequence ATGCAATTGAAAGATTCTGTGGTTGTGATTACCGGTGGCGGCCAGGGCCTGGGCCGCGCCATGGCGCTGTATCTCGCCGAAAAAGGCGCCCGTCTGGCGCTGATTGACCTGTCAGAAGAAAAACTGCAGGAATGCGTCGCCAAATGCGAGGAGCTGGGCGCTGAAGCCAAGTATTATCTGTGCAACGTCGCCAAAGAGGCGGATGTTGAAAGCGTGTTCGCCAAAATTGCCGAAGACTTCGGCGGCGTCGATGCGCTGATCAACAACGCAGGCATCCTGCGGGACGGTATGCTGATCAAATATAAAGACGGCCAGGTCACTCACCGCATGAGCCTGGAGCAATGGCAGTCCGTTATCGACGTCAACCTGACCGGCGTGTTTTTGTGCGGACGCGAAGCCGCCGCCAAGATGCTGGAAAGCGGCCGCAAGGGCTGCATCATCAACATTTCCAGCATTTCCCGCGCCGGCAACATCGGCCAGACCAACTACTCAGCCGCCAAAGCCGGCGTCGTGGGCATGAGCGTGAGCTGGGCGAAGGAATTGGCGCGCTTCGGCATTCGTTGCATGGCGATCGCGCCCGGCTTTATCGAAACGGAAATGACCGGCTCGATGAAACCCGAAGCGCTGGAGATGATGACCAAGCAAATTCCTTTGCGTCGCATGGGCCAACCGAATGAAATTGCGCAGACAGTAAGCTTCATTCTGGAAAACGACTACCTTTCCGGTCGCGTCATCGAAGTAGATGGGGCGCTGCGAATCTAG